Genomic window (Aquimarina sp. BL5):
TTACTTAAAGCTAAAACTTGATAATATGCCTGGATTCCTGTACCAATCACTGAAACTCTAGTAGATTGGGGCGATACTACAAAATCGGTAATAACTGCACCTGCCGCAGCGGTTCTTAAATCAGTTAAAATTCCCTTGTCTTCCAATATGGCTTTTAACTCTCCAGTAGCTGAATCAAAAAGAAATATCGAACCGTTATAAGGGGAATTATTTTGTTTTCTATTATTAGGAAACATAGTGGCTACTTTTATAGAAAAATACTCATATCCCTCTATAGCAGCTGTTTTAATATGTGCATCTGAATTATTAGGAAAATGTAATAGATTTACGGGCACTCCGATTAGACGAGAAGAGTTATAATCAATAAATGATTGTTTAACAGGTTCAAATAAGTCTTTAATCTTAATAAGAGATTGTATTTGTTCAAAAGTTATGTGTATCATACGTTGACTAAATTTTCAATAACAAATGCTTCGAATTGCTCAAGAGCTTTTGGCATAGCAGTTTTACCAAAACCAATTCTGAAAAAACCTTTAAAATTATAAATGTCTCCTGGTAATAATAAGACACCTTGTTTTTTCAGGACATTTTCTGCAAATTTTGCATCGTTTCTGTCAAAGTTCATTTTTACAAATGCAATTGGACCTGCATTAGGTCGATACCACGAAAATAAATCAGAGTATTTATTAAAAAAAATATCGAATAGAGATAAGTTTTTGTGAATGATTCTAAGATTTCGTTCTAAAATTTTATCTCTATTCCTGAGGCCAATACCAGCTAAAAATTCACTTGGCCCAGCATTACAAATCGTTGTATATTCTTTGAGAATAGCTACATTTTCTAGTATTTTAGAATTTCTAGAGGCTATCCATCCAATTCTTAAACCAGGAAGGCCATAAGCCTTTGACATAACACCAACAGAAACGCCGTGTTCATAAGCATCTGCAAATGCGGGGATAGTATAATCTGGTGAATGTTCTAATTCTCTATAAACTTCATCACAAAATATAATGATATTGTGAGCTCTAGCAATTTCTACAATAGTCGTTTGTTCCTCTTTAGAAAAATGAAAACCAGTGGGATTATGAGGCGTGTTAAGATAGATAACTTTGGTTTTACTAGTTATCATTTTTTTCAAGTCCTCTATATCAAAAACAGGGATATTATCTTCATATTTTACTTTCCATTCTGACACCTTACACCCTATGCTTTCAGGAACGGATTGTAGAGATTGATAGCACGGCCATTGTACAATAACTTCATCTCCTAAGGCAAGATTAGCTTGAGAAAATAAAAAAATAGGTTCTTGCGCCCCTGTACATACCAGTAAATCATTAGGAGTTATTTGACTATATATAGTAGTAATATCTTTTCTTAAATCAGGATGGCCTTTTGTTTCTGTATACCCTAGCCATAAATCATGAAACTTATCCATAGCTCCTTTCTCCAAAGAAAGTAAATCCTTTATTGACATTGCTTCACAATCAGAATTGCATAGAGGATACTTAGCAGAAAATTCGTGAATTGTGTAATATCTTTCTAATTTAAATGGTGCTATATTCATATCTAAGTCATTTGATAAAAAGTCTAATAACTAAAAATAAGGTTTACTTGAAAAAATAATGAGAAAAAAAAGCCAATTTTTGGGTTTTAATAAAAACTCTAATTAACCTAAAAGAGAAAAACTGATCCGTTGTTAAGTGTTGATAATTAATGGGGTATGAGTATATATTAAATATTATTCAAAAAACAATATATTTATATGGATTCATTTCTAAATAAAAAACCTTTAAGATATCATGAAAAACCAAAACCAAACTCAGTATTTTCCAAAGCTTATACCTTTCCGAAAAGAAGAGAAATGGGGATTTTCTGATCGTGCAAAAAATATTATAATTCCGCTAATTTACGATCAAACCTATCCATTCATTGATAATGTTGCATTAGTGAGGGTCGAAGATAAATATGGACTAATTTCTTCCTCTGGCGAAACACTCATTCCTATTATTCACAACGATGGAGAAACGGTGATAGATGAAGCATTTGATAAAGGATGGAGGAACATGGTTCCGGGAAATTTTCACCCAAAAATTCCAATAGAGGTTATCAAAGAAATCGAGGCGATTAAAGAATTTTTTGATGGAATTGCTCCTTTTAAGAAAAATAATAAATGGGGATTAATCACAGAAGAAGGAGAGGAATTATTACCTCCTACATATGATGATATTAAATCAATAGAAAATGAGAATTGGCCTTTTGTAGATAATGGGAAATATGGACTCTTATCAAAAACAGGAGCATTGATTATAGATGCTAGATATGATGAGGCAAGAGGTTTCTCTAATGGTCAGGCAGCTTGTCGAGAAGGTGCTAATTGGGGTGTCATAAATCTGGATGGTGAATGGGTCGTGACTCCTCAGTTTTCTGAATTAGGAGAGTTAAGAGATGGGCTGAGTGCTGCCCAAAAAGATGGGTTGTATGGTTTTATTAATGAAAAAGGAACGGTAGTAATTGATTTTCAGTTTCAATATGCGCTGGATTTTGATAATGGAGCTTGTGCAATATTTCAGGATGAATATGTCTATTTTATCGATACCCAAGGAAAAAAAATAAGTGATTCTTATATTCGAATGTTTGGTCCTGATGAAGAATGTTTCATGCATGTAGTTAAGGATGATACATGGGGACTCGTAAAACCAGATGGTACATTTTTACTTCCGATTCAATATGATTTGCCTAAAGCAATGGGACAAGTGATACAGACAATAGAACGAGGAAGAATTCCTATTAAAAAAGGAGCTTTACTAGGATATGCAAATTATAAAGGAGAAGAAGTAGTTGAGCCAAAGTATTGCACAATAGACCCTTATTGCGAAGATCTATCTTTGGTTTCGGTTCTGGATCCCAAATTAAATTTTGATAACACTATAGAAACTATAGAAGCTACTGGAAGTATATCAGGAGTTTTTAATTTTGGTTTTATTGATGCTTCTGGAAAAGAAATCGTACCTCCTAAATACGTTCATGCACGTCGTTTTGAGGGAGGACTTGCTTTCGTGAAAAATGCAAATTTTCAATCGGGTTATATCACCTATGATGGTACTGAATATTTTATGTAATTAGATTGATTAAAGAAGGTATTGTAAAAAAAGCACTACCTTTTTTGTAATTAAATATATGATCTCAATTTAAATGAAAACGATCTTCAAAATTTTATTCGCTCCATTTATTTGGTTAATTCAAGCGTGCAGCCCTTTGGGAAATCCAATTGACGAAAAAATCTCGAATAGCCATTTTTATAATAGTTCAAAAACAGATATTATCTACAGTCCTAATGGAAACTGGTTTGAACTGGAGGCAACTAAATTACAGGCGGACGTTAGTAGTTTTAAAGTTTTGACTAATAAATTCGGGAAGGATAAAAACAGGATTTATTATCTAGGAGGAGCTGCTCATTATCCTTATATAGATGTGAAAAGCTTTTTTGCGAAAGAGGAAGATTGGATGTGGGATATTGGTTTAGATAAAAACAATGTTTATATATTCAGTCGAGAAGTTGAGCAAGGTAAATTTAAAGTAAAAGCTACTATTATTGAAGGAGCAAATCCAATGACTTATGTTCAAGTAAATCAATTTTTTGCTAAAGATGATAAAAATAACTTCTTTGATTATAAAATCATCGATGTAGATTATACTACTTTTAGACAAATAAATAAATCATTTCATTTAGATAAAAATCAAGCCTATTGTAATGCCTATCAATTCTTTAAAACATTTGATGTGGATGTAGCTAATTTTCAGAAAATGGACGATTATTTTGCGTATGACAAAACAAATATTTATTATTTCGCTGAATATGTAAGAGGAAGAACCGAAAAGCAATTACAAATAATTCCTTATACTAATTTTGAAAGTGTAAATATTCTTAATAAAACACATCTTAAAGCAGATGGTAAGGTGTTTTATCAAGGTTTTGAAATTGAAGAAGCAAATAGTGATAGTTTTACTGTTATCAATGAAGAATACGCTAAAGACAAACAACATGTGTATTTCACAGGAATCTTAATGAAAGAAGCGGATGTAGAAACTTTTCATTATTCAGAAAAAGTGTATCGGTATAAGGACAAGAATCATACTTTTGAACAAGGTGAGGTAGTAAAAAAGTAATTTTTTGTCACACCCTGTTTATAAGTAGTAATCATAAGTTTCACACTAAAACTTCTAAAAACTCTGCATTGGCTCCTTTAATTTCAATCTGATTGGCAGTTGCAGGTATCAATACCGTTTGGCCTTCCTGAATCATTTCTGTATTGGAGTCTACTGTTATTTCTGCGGCTCCTTTTGTACACATATATACTATAAAAGAATCAATAGTATTGGATGCTCTTACTAAACTGTTTTTTACTTTCAGAAAATTGGTTGTAAAGTAATTACAATCTACGATGGTCGATGACTGATTGTATCTTCTTTCGTATAAAGTTTTGTAATCTTTATTATTATTGTAATCGATTACATCCAGAGCTAAGTCGGTATGTAACTCTCTGCCATTACCATGAGTATCTTTTCTATCCCAATCATATACTCGATATGTAATATCCGAGGTTTGTTGTATTTCAGCTAATAACACTCCAGAACCTATTGCGTGAATTTTTCCAGCATTGATGAAAAAAGAATCTCCCTCGTTTACTTCTTGATAATGTAGAATATCTTTTAATTCGTTTTGTTTCAGGTGATATTTGTATTTTTCTTGAGACATCTTCTGGTTAAAACCAACGATCACATTAGCGTCTTTGTCAGCTTGCATTACATACCACATTTCCGTTTTTCCGAAAGAATTATGTCTTTTTTTTGCTACGGTATCATCTGGATGTACTTGTATAGAAAGATCTTCTTTTGCATCAATAAATTTTATTAATATGGGAAAATTATCTCCAAAGGTTTTATAGTTTTGTTTTCCTATGAAATCTGATGTATACTGATGGATTAATTCTTTTAAATTGAGCCCTTTTAATGCTCCGTTAGCAACTACAGAAACCGAATTGTCCACATCAGAGATTTCCCAGCTTTCTCCAACATTATTAAGTGTTGTGTTTTTATGAAGTACATTTTTAAGTTTGTTGCCACCCCATATTTTTTCTTTTAAGATCGGCTCGAATTTAATTGGATAATTGATCATGATACTAAGTTTTAGGAGATTATGAATTATGCTGCTAATGATGTCATAGGAAGTCCGAATATTTCTATAGCAGGTTCAGAAACTTCATTTGTATTAGCGTAACTAAAATCCTGTAATATGTTATAGTTAAGCCATATAGATAATAATCTGTATGGAATCTCTAAAGAATCCTTTAATCCTAATTTAGAATCATCCATATGAATCCATTTCTTTAGTGGTTGTTCAAAAATTATTTTTATAGTCTTTTCTTTTCCAAAATATCTCTTCATTCTAATAAACATCTCTACATCAAAAAGCCATTTACTCAAAAAAGTTTCTGCAAAAACAATAGGTACTAATTCTGCTCTATAAACTTTGGCTCCGCATTGTGTATCTTCTATTGATAATCCGACAATTAAAACAATTAGTATATTAATTACTTTGGATAATAATGATCTTATTTTATCTTTCTCTATCGCTTCTGATGCATTTTTGGCTCTTGAGCCAAAAACAAAACTTAATTCATTATTTGTTTTTAAAGTCTTTAATAAATCTCCAAAATCTTCAAAATCTGTAGAAAGATCTGCATCGATAAATCCTATATAGTTTATTTCGACAAAACTGTATAAAAATCGAGAACCGGCTCTGACTGCTGCCGCTTTACCTCCATTTTTTTTCATATCAATTATACTTACTTTAGAGGGATTTACTTCTTGAATTTCTTGAAGTACTTTTAATGTATTGTCTTTACTACCATCATTCACAAAGCATAGATGATACTCATTTTCTTTGCGAACAAAATTTTTAAAAGCTTTTACGTTTAACCTTTTTTCCTCATTATAGCATGGTATGATTATTCCTGTCTTCATAAAAATTATTTTGGGTTACAAACCAAAAGTAGGACAGGTAGCTGTCTGAGAATGGGGCAATTCGATCACTAAAAAAAAACTTT
Coding sequences:
- a CDS encoding aminotransferase class I/II-fold pyridoxal phosphate-dependent enzyme, which encodes MNIAPFKLERYYTIHEFSAKYPLCNSDCEAMSIKDLLSLEKGAMDKFHDLWLGYTETKGHPDLRKDITTIYSQITPNDLLVCTGAQEPIFLFSQANLALGDEVIVQWPCYQSLQSVPESIGCKVSEWKVKYEDNIPVFDIEDLKKMITSKTKVIYLNTPHNPTGFHFSKEEQTTIVEIARAHNIIIFCDEVYRELEHSPDYTIPAFADAYEHGVSVGVMSKAYGLPGLRIGWIASRNSKILENVAILKEYTTICNAGPSEFLAGIGLRNRDKILERNLRIIHKNLSLFDIFFNKYSDLFSWYRPNAGPIAFVKMNFDRNDAKFAENVLKKQGVLLLPGDIYNFKGFFRIGFGKTAMPKALEQFEAFVIENLVNV
- a CDS encoding WG repeat-containing protein, which translates into the protein MKNQNQTQYFPKLIPFRKEEKWGFSDRAKNIIIPLIYDQTYPFIDNVALVRVEDKYGLISSSGETLIPIIHNDGETVIDEAFDKGWRNMVPGNFHPKIPIEVIKEIEAIKEFFDGIAPFKKNNKWGLITEEGEELLPPTYDDIKSIENENWPFVDNGKYGLLSKTGALIIDARYDEARGFSNGQAACREGANWGVINLDGEWVVTPQFSELGELRDGLSAAQKDGLYGFINEKGTVVIDFQFQYALDFDNGACAIFQDEYVYFIDTQGKKISDSYIRMFGPDEECFMHVVKDDTWGLVKPDGTFLLPIQYDLPKAMGQVIQTIERGRIPIKKGALLGYANYKGEEVVEPKYCTIDPYCEDLSLVSVLDPKLNFDNTIETIEATGSISGVFNFGFIDASGKEIVPPKYVHARRFEGGLAFVKNANFQSGYITYDGTEYFM
- a CDS encoding DKNYY domain-containing protein, with the protein product MKTIFKILFAPFIWLIQACSPLGNPIDEKISNSHFYNSSKTDIIYSPNGNWFELEATKLQADVSSFKVLTNKFGKDKNRIYYLGGAAHYPYIDVKSFFAKEEDWMWDIGLDKNNVYIFSREVEQGKFKVKATIIEGANPMTYVQVNQFFAKDDKNNFFDYKIIDVDYTTFRQINKSFHLDKNQAYCNAYQFFKTFDVDVANFQKMDDYFAYDKTNIYYFAEYVRGRTEKQLQIIPYTNFESVNILNKTHLKADGKVFYQGFEIEEANSDSFTVINEEYAKDKQHVYFTGILMKEADVETFHYSEKVYRYKDKNHTFEQGEVVKK
- a CDS encoding type I phosphomannose isomerase catalytic subunit, whose product is MINYPIKFEPILKEKIWGGNKLKNVLHKNTTLNNVGESWEISDVDNSVSVVANGALKGLNLKELIHQYTSDFIGKQNYKTFGDNFPILIKFIDAKEDLSIQVHPDDTVAKKRHNSFGKTEMWYVMQADKDANVIVGFNQKMSQEKYKYHLKQNELKDILHYQEVNEGDSFFINAGKIHAIGSGVLLAEIQQTSDITYRVYDWDRKDTHGNGRELHTDLALDVIDYNNNKDYKTLYERRYNQSSTIVDCNYFTTNFLKVKNSLVRASNTIDSFIVYMCTKGAAEITVDSNTEMIQEGQTVLIPATANQIEIKGANAEFLEVLV
- a CDS encoding dolichyl-phosphate beta-glucosyltransferase; this translates as MKTGIIIPCYNEEKRLNVKAFKNFVRKENEYHLCFVNDGSKDNTLKVLQEIQEVNPSKVSIIDMKKNGGKAAAVRAGSRFLYSFVEINYIGFIDADLSTDFEDFGDLLKTLKTNNELSFVFGSRAKNASEAIEKDKIRSLLSKVINILIVLIVGLSIEDTQCGAKVYRAELVPIVFAETFLSKWLFDVEMFIRMKRYFGKEKTIKIIFEQPLKKWIHMDDSKLGLKDSLEIPYRLLSIWLNYNILQDFSYANTNEVSEPAIEIFGLPMTSLAA